The following are from one region of the Myxocyprinus asiaticus isolate MX2 ecotype Aquarium Trade chromosome 2, UBuf_Myxa_2, whole genome shotgun sequence genome:
- the LOC127449866 gene encoding 40S ribosomal protein S4-like, translating into YPVLVQARGPKKHLKRVAAPKHWMLDKLTGVFAPRPSTGPHKLRECLPLIIFLRNRLKYALTGDEVKKICMQRFIKIDGKVRTDITYPAGFMDVISIEKTGENFRLIYDVKGRFTVHRITNEEAKYKLCKVKKIIIGTKGIPHLVTHDARTIRYPDPLIKVNDTVRIDLDTGKITDFIKFDTGNLCMVTGGANLGRIGVITNRERHPGSFDVVHVKDSTGNSFATRLSNIFVVGKGNKPWVSLPRGKGIRLTIAEERDKRLAAKQSSS; encoded by the exons TACCCTGTTCTCGTCCAGGCCCGAGGACCGAAGAAGCATCTGAAGCGCGTCGCAGCTCCTAAACATTGGATGCTGGACAAACTCACTGGAGTATTT gcTCCTCGTCCCTCCACCGGTCCCCACAAGTTAAGGGAGTGTCTGCCCCTCATCATATTTCTGAGGAACCGCCTAAAGTACGCCCTGACCGGTGATGAAGTCAAGAAGATCTGCATGCAGAGGTTTATCAAGATTGATGGCAAAGTCCGCACTGACATCACCTACCCCGCTGGCTTCATGG ATGTGATCAGCATTGAGAAGACCGGAGAGAACTTCAGGCTGATCTATGATGTCAAGGGACGCTTCACAGTTCATCGCATCACAAATGAGGAGGCCAAG TACAAGTTGTGCAAAGTGAAGAAAATCATCATTGGCACAAAGGGAATCCCACATCTGGTGACCCATGATGCGCGCACCATCCGTTACCCTGACCCTCTGATCAAGGTCAACGATACTGTCCGTATTGACCTGGACACTGGCAAAATTACAGATTTCATCAAGTTTGACACAG GAAACCTGTGCATGGTGACAGGAGGTGCTAACTTGGGGCGTATTGGTGTGATCACCAATAGAGAGAGGCATCCCGGCTCCTTTGATGTGGTGCACGTTAAGGACAGCACTGGCAACAGCTTTGCCACCAGGCTCTCTAACATTTTTGTTGTTGGCAAG GGCAACAAGCCATGGGTGTCCCTGCCCCGTGGAAAGGGTATCCGCCTGACCATTGCCGAGGAGAGAGACAAGAGACTGGCTGCCAAACAAAGCAGCAGCTAA
- the LOC127455964 gene encoding cbp/p300-interacting transactivator 1-like translates to MKDRDSLSLLQYQGSSKTSSQFPSAALHPSSPVLGKQQPFCLQSGQHLIASMQLQKLNSHYQNLAVSSTATNGSSRGYGTTMLGPGQVATPGAAQAPGIIDSDPVDEEVLMSLVVELGLDRANELPELWLGQNEFDFIADVPAGC, encoded by the coding sequence ATGAAGGACCGTGACTCTCTTTCCCTCCTGCAGTACCAAGGTTCAAGCAAAACTAGTTCTCAGTTCCCCTCTGCTGCTCTCCACCCAAGCTCTCCTGTATTGGGGAAGCAACAGCCTTTCTGCCTACAGTCCGGCCAGCACCTCATAGCCTCCATGCAGCTCCAGAAACTCAACAGCCACTATCAGAATCTGGCTGTATCCTCTACAGCTACCAATGGATCCAGCAGAGGGTATGGAACCACCATGCTGGGCCCAGGACAGGTTGCAACCCCTGGGGCAGCACAGGCACCTGGGATCATTGATTCGGATCCAGTCGATGAAGAAGTTTTAATGTCGCTGGTGGTGGAGCTAGGTTTGGACCGTGCCAATGAGCTTCCAGAGCTATGGCTGGGTCAGAACGAGTTCGACTTCATCGCAGATGTACCGGCTGGCTGCTGA